TTTTGTTATTGATTTACCTTGGCTTTTTAGAAAAATACTGGTTAATTTAATTATCGTTCCTTTCCGTGCGCCCAAATCGACTAAGCTTTATCAGCAATTATGGGAAAAAGAAGGTTCTCC
The sequence above is a segment of the Bacteroidales bacterium genome. Coding sequences within it:
- a CDS encoding ferrochelatase, coding for MNALSKNNRKAVLLINVGTPDKPELNSVRKYLSEFLNDPFVIDLPWLFRKILVNLIIVPFRAPKSTKLYQQLWEKEGSP